Proteins encoded within one genomic window of Aspergillus nidulans FGSC A4 chromosome VII:
- a CDS encoding bZIP transcription factor (transcript_id=CADANIAT00009044), with translation METEFYNSVNWALTTDPTDALFPWDVGVDADILPQSTQADAGPGGGGWGDLDQLLSASSYPVPEAQLQPQAEIKYNSAVPLLGGLLVDNDNQSSTDSGNQHTSADESTTATAPVPAPRNRPPKQRASEPARKRGRPRKLIEDGGLNAEERRRTQVRMAQRAYRSRKEASVSSLKERIGQLEAAMKQISTAVISFGDDLVRSGALDTHPELLKPLGNTVQACLALPAIPHNESVAGSPFDNTGHKRGMLPLSSSSSSDGTTGDAMTMSIPEFIDRLHVTCSYQAYLVTANPSVPQRRIERPFRILLSLMPRAFVAEYFKDWLLARAGHKSMDQWDHIPFFRIGGAGTHYPAPSGNVHYPFPSPRSSAAVQEDVSAFTADMGDEVEDIWFDLGDLQGYLTERGVVFPASSPGAGTVPLGLGLREQAATDVARFMQSLVRIAICLGRSPGFRRRDVERIVDAFFASQTSQVV, from the exons ATGGAGACAGAGTTCTACAACAGCGTGAATTGGGCCCTCACGACTGATCCCACTGATGCCTTGTTCCCCTGGGACGTCGGCGTGGATGCGGATATCCTCCCGCAGTCAACGCAGGCAGACGCCGGACCTGGAGGCGGAGGGTGGGGGGATCTGGACCAGCTGctctccgcatcttcctATCCGGTCCCGGAGGCTCAACTCCAGCCTCAGGCAGAGATCAAGTATAACAGCGCCGTGCCTTTACTTGGTGGGCTGCTTGTGGATAACGATAACCAGTCGAGCACGGACTCTGGCAACCAGCATACCAGTGCAGACGAATCCACAACCGCCACCGCGCCTGTACCTGCACCCAGGAATCGGCCGCCAAAGCAGCGGGCCTCTGAACCAGCCAGGAAACGGGGCCGGCCCAGAAAACTTATTGAGGATGGTGGTCTAAATGCAGAAGAG CGCCGTCGCACCCAAGTCCGCATGGCGCAGCGCGCCTACCGTTCCCGCAAAGAGGCAAGTGTCTCCTCGCTGAAGGAGCGCATCGGTCAGCTCGAggcagcaatgaagcagatcAGCACGGCTGTGATCTCGTTTGGCGACGATCTCGTCCGCTCGGGAGCTCTAGACACGCATCCGGAGCTGCTCAAGCCGCTCGGGAATACAGTGCAGGCTTGCTTGGCGCTGCCGGCGATCCCTCATAACGAGAGTGTCGCCGGCTCCCCGTTCGATAATACCGGCCACAAGCGGGGGATGCTTCCGTTATCGTCTAGCTCTAGTTCGGACGGTACGACGGGGGATGCAATGACCATGTCCATCCCCGAGTTCATCGACCGCTTGCACGTAACCTGCAGCTACCAAGCGTACCTCGTTACTGCGAACCCGTCGGTCCCACAGCGGCGCATCGAGCGGCCGTTCCGTATCCTGCTATCTCTTATGCCCCGCGCCTTTGTGGCCGAGTATTTCAAAGACTGGTTGCTCGCTAGAGCAGGACACAAGAGTATGGACCAGTGGGACCATATACCCTTTTTTAGAATCGGAGGGGCAGGAACGCATTATCCGGCTCCTAGCGGGAACGTGCACTACCCGTTCCCCTCTCCTCGCAGTTCGGCGGCTGTGCAGGAGGACGTGTCCGCCTTTACCGCGGACATGGgcgacgaggttgaggataTCTGGTTTGATCTCGGCGATTTGCAGGGTTATTTAACAGAGAGAGGGGTCGTTTTCCCGGCGTCTAGCCCGGGCGCTGGTACCGTCCCGTTAGGGCTGGGGTTGAGGGAGCAGGCTGCAACGGATGTGGCGCGGTTTATGCAGT CCCTAGTTCGCATCGCAATCTGCCTCGGCCGGTCACCGGGCTTCCGGCGCCGCGATGTTGAAAGAATCGTGGACGCATTCTTTGCCTCTCAAACCTCACAAGTTGTATAA
- a CDS encoding uncharacterized protein (transcript_id=CADANIAT00009045) — MLFLDLPDELLLFVGEVIPLQRDLSSLTKTNRRLYCLLSDLLLKINMKDSNSSALVYAAQHGNLAVVQRMVELGADINATNPDAYTVLDCAASEGHADIVRYLLRKGASHRFTVERPSVSNVSQRTVQNMFTTNVSKEEQETLEYTIPLFLAILHSHDEAALSLIEDQRVNINYCDLWGRTPLMWALTCGRRKLVRALLQHGANANVHDEHSGLTVLIAEIRRPKARHVRLLLAHDKVDPNLPDRHSCTPLWAALDSWDVTMLKQLLARHDLDVNKTRNGITPLLHAISNKQEDVAILLLKHPNLDSSSINSMDANERTPLSYASEYGQVWLTDMLLEKGADSQLTDVDGRVPRSYAAARVETQAATSPTQTEQVQADSGEVPAQAPIFLSIDHGRLDTLETLVSLGADPSQQNEDGHTPLHCLVKRSGRQPVLAPEDEQAIRYLLEHGADPWIKDKCGMTVLDMARAYGWGELMGGILRSSFRRIRGEDSHGSWEDANIPPMSEGCAAAGMCWTQRRTWRIGVGYESDWVESREPWRV; from the exons ATGTTGTTTCTCGATCTCCCTGATGAactcctcctcttcgttgGGGAGGTCATTCCTTTGCAGCGCGACCTAAGCTCCCTGACAAAAACAAACCGCCGTCTCTACTGCCTCTTATCAGACCTCCTCTTGAAAATCAACATGAAGGATTCCAACAGTTCGGCTCTGGTATACGCCGCCCAGCATGGCAACCTGGCCGTCGTACAGCGGATGGTCGAATTGGGCGCGGATATCAACGCCACGAACCCCGACGCGTACACTGTTTTAGATTGTGCCGCATCCGAAGGTCACGCAGATATTGTTAGGTATTTGCTCAGAAAGGGCGCCAGTCATCGGTTCACGGTCGAACGGCCCT CTGTCTCCAACGTGTCTCAGAGAACGGTACAGAACATGTTCACAACGAACGTGAGCAAGGAGGAACAAGAAACACTCGAGTACACCATCCCgctcttcctggccattCTGCACTCCCACGACGAGGCTGCGCTTTCACTCATAGAGGATCAAAGAGTCAATATCAACTACTGCGATCTCTGGGGGCGGACACCGCTGATGTGGGCCTTGACGTGTGGAAGGAGAAAACTGGTCAGGGCGCTCTTGCAGCATGGCGCGAACGCCAATGTACATGATGAACATTCCGGCCTGACAGTGCTTATTGCTGAAATACGACGACCCAAAGCGCGCCATGTGAGACTGCTATTAGCTCACGACAAGGTCGACCCGAACCTCCCAGACCGTCATTCTTGCACCCCGCTTTGGGCTGCGCTGGACTCGTGGGATGTCACCATGCTCAAGCAGTTGCTGGCAAGGCATGACCTTGACGTGAACAAGACTCGTAATGGGATCACGCCTCTCCTGCATGCGATTTCGAACAAGCAAGAGGACGTAGCGATTCTTCTCCTTAAGCACCCTAACCTTGACAGCTCCTCTATCAACAGCATGGACGCCAACGAGCGAACTCCGCTTTCCTATGCCTCAGAATACGGTCAGGTCTGGCTAACTGATATGCTGCTGGAAAAGGGCGCAGATTCGCAACTGACCGATGTTGACGGACGCGTTCCTCGGTCGTATGCTGCCGCGAGAGTAGAAACCCAAGCAGCCACGTCTCCAACTCAAACAGAACAAGTCCAGGCCGACTCAGGCGAAGTTCCCGCGCAAGCGCCCATCTTCTTGTCTATCGATCACGGACGCCTGGACACTCTTGAAACCCTGGTCAGCCTGGGCGCGGATCCGAGCCAGCAGAATGAGGACGGCCATACACCACTGCATTGTCTGGTAAAGCGGTCAGGAAGACAGCCAGTTCTGGCCCCCGAGGACGAGCAGGCGATTCGCTATCTGTTAGAGCATGGAGCAGATCCATGGATAAAAGACAAATGCGGGATGACGGTGCTGGATATGGCGCGGGCGTACGGCTGGGGTGAACTGATGGGAGGCATCCTGAGGTCATCGTTTCGTAGAATTCGCGGGGAAGACAGCCATGGCAGTTGGGAGGACGCAAATATACCCCCAATGTCAGAGGGGTGTGCAGCAGCCGGAATGTGCTGGACACAACGACGTACTTGGAGGATTGGGGTTGGATATGAGTCTGATTGGGTAGAGTCCAGAGAACCTTGGCGTGTTTAG
- a CDS encoding uncharacterized protein (transcript_id=CADANIAT00009046), with the protein MRPSEKWWRQYGHSVFQIRLANTRVVVVKSFDDCRKMLLSHQNALIDRPKLYTSYCVISSTQGYTIDSSPWDEPCRKKRKAAGTALGRPALRNYHPPYVRSGELLHFTDLYRDSKDGEAEVSVRPYLQRYALNTTLTLCYGIRMDEVTTKFSVRSCTLVRQYLSCTAQLRIYKITSRFSGYMDGCRDGGEGDLYQCDHQGGSAVLYCQLDEFAAQEVTEINWNGAIIPPKTMILINAQAGNRDLFSIKAHVAVVTGGSSGIGPMVAKLKVIGFIGIMTNGARVHIVALPTDPIDETVSDLTSWGSASSGGSAQGYACNLSSKSALLELASYISKAKGGKLDILISNAGTRRDPPVECNVFTAPLFELQESMFSRTEHDWENTFSVKTTAHYFLCVDLLPSLAAATD; encoded by the exons ATGCGACCGTCTGAGAAGTGGTGGCGGCAGTACGGACACTCTGTATTCCAGATAAGGCTGGCCAACACGCGCGTTGTGGTCGTGAAATCCTTCGATGACTGCCGCAAGATGCTACTGAGCCACCAGAACGCACTCATCGATCGGCCAAAACTTTACACATCTTACTGCGTAATCTCCAGCACCCAGGGGTACACGATCGACTCATCACCGTGGGACGAGCCATgcaggaagaagcgcaaggccgCGGGGACAGCACTCGGACGACCAGCGCTACGGAACTACCACCCACCCTATGTTCGATCTGGAGAGTTGCTGCATTTTACGGATCTATATCGCGACAGCAAAGATGGTGAGGCTGAGGTCAGTGTGAGACCGTATTTGCAGCGGTACGCGCTCAACACGACACTGACACTCTGCTACGGTATCCGCATGGATGAGGTTACGACGAAGTTCTCAGTGAGATCCTGTACGCTGGTTCGGCAATATCTCTCCTGCACAGCGCAGCTGAGAATCTACAAGATTACATCTCGCTTCTCCG GATACATGGACGGCTGCCGTGACGGAGGAGAGGGTGACCTATATCAATGCGATCATCAAGGAGGCAGCGCGGTACTATACTGTCAGCTCGATGAGTTTGCCGCGCAAGAAGTGACAGAAATCAACTGGAATGGGGCAATTATTCCGCCCAAGACGATGATCTTGATTAATGCCCAGGCTGGGAATCGCG ACCTCTTCAGCATCAAAGCCCACGTTGCTGTCGTGActggcggcagcagcgggaTAGGCCCCATGGTCGCCAAA CTAAAGGTGATTGGATTTATAGGGATTATGACCAACGGTGCAAGAGTTCACATAGTCGCCCTCCCAACGGACCCGATCGACGAAACTGTCTCGGACTTAACCTCCTGGGGTTCAGCATCCTCAGGGGGCTCCGCACAGGGTTACGCCTGTAATCTCTCATCCAAGTCTGCTCTCCTGGAACTGGCATCGTACATCTCCAAGGCCAAAGGGGGGaagctcgacatcctcatATCGAACGCTGGAACCCGACGGGATCCGCCGGTCGAGTGTAATGTCTTCACTGCACCCCTGTTTGAACTGCAGGAATCCATGTTCTCACGGACCGAACATGATTGGGAAAATACATTCAGCGTCAAAACAACGGCGCACTACTTTCTATGCGTTGATCTTCTACCATCACTGGCTGCGGCCACGGACTAG
- a CDS encoding ankyrin repeat domain-containing protein (transcript_id=CADANIAT00009047), producing the protein MASSHPQTTQFLHQLPAEIILSIADALSVRDLNRLLRSCRRFASLLRPRLYRLATTYTFEAHGRRKSPLTWAAEHGILSTVQEMLDAGADVTATVGGFTAFYQALRNGHTEVVRVLLDAGADPLPSKSNGGIPLVLAAQHGDEELLRLLLRVTPTNATGERANYEHAVARAIYHGHIRLVRFMLDNAAGWLDVAHNGHLIYQAASTGNCDMIRLLIGYGATVEPLHRTARHPLVVAAQNGHKEAVQLLMTLSKEKSAPTAEPVKDPEERSISARLVDRFGTDVSQPTKDGLTPLQITLEEFSPPEVIHQLLDLGAEPSVQSRDGSTALHTLVRLKRYDLLETLIDGASLSASDSKGRTPLLLAVAVFNVSAASLFIECGADLAARDIHGRTVLHLAASHSSGVILSMLLRAGADVSATDEAGRIPLHYTTFGSNLTIPSAFIATHRATRTDHLVRSHTGRTVLDMAAESGNLDLVRELIREGADVNSHWEGYSPLHAAVANRHPELAELLLSHGANPLRLDYYGQTPFDLAAGDRSMLDGLARWCDIPYTRTDRDTRRGVLKESVLRFASRISDGQTGDFYKLAKCLVYLKDDEAALAAFRQAARIRACEDDLRYPMCCGGCRKRLNAPRFSEAVVLVCRRCHELDFSDPSPFLGFYSTDAGFATPSNSDERGNDELWNEQLEQIIRPRYVAKPMSKQRVTRIFGYIAIPSIVTGLGIHSGLKHLENKYPELPPAAAGSKALSTPARPTQHCPYTDIYAARIPLRALQARTRHPETKDQTALEEAWARSLLSCRLLRTEASLIGLLTRGKYEPGDLGDNGFGPGPGSEPRVLLNGALTVQRQPGAEGSNSLLVSWKMPDGPRLFFEKIARWGYPWRLMSGGRHEMIVSEPFNVKGQGEMVEVRFSAAHDYEIVEEEGGLQQQKVLPAWAIRLHRGYARLILDMAARDVERGT; encoded by the exons ATGGCGTCCTCCCACCCTCAAACCACCCAATTTCTCCACCAACTGCCTGCAGAAATCATCCTCTCAATCGCCGACGCACTGTCGGTTAGGGATCTCAACCGGCTACTCCGATCGTGCCGTCGCTTTGCCAGCCTCCTGCGGCCCCGCCTCTATCGGCTCGCGACAACGTACACATTCGAAGCGCATGGGCGGCGCAAATCCCCCTTGACCTGGGCTGCTGAACATGGAATACTCTCCACTGTCCAAGAGATGCTGGACGCAGGCGCAGATGTTACAGCCACGGTGGGCGGGTTCACCGCGTTCTACCAAGCCCTCAGGAACGGACACACCGAGGTTGTTCGGGTTCTCCTAGACGCTGGGGCCGATCCGCTGCCGAGCAAGAGTAATGGAGGCATtccgctggtgctggctgcCCAGCACGGGGATGAAGAACTGCTTCGCCTGCTCCTCAGGGTGACGCCGACAAACGCGACGGGGGAGCGTGCGAACTACGAGCACGCGGTGGCAAGGGCGATATACCATGGGCATATCCGCCTGGTGCGGTTCATGCTGGACAATGCGGCAGGATGGCTAGACGTCGCCCATAACGGGCACTTGATCTATCAAGCAGCGAGTACGGGGAACTGCGATATGATCCGGCTGCTCATCGGCTATGGGGCGACGGTCGAGCCCCTGCATCGCACGGCGCGACATCcgctcgtcgtcgccgcaCAGAACGGGCACAAGGAGGCCGTGCAGCTGCTCATGACGCTCTCCAAGGAGAAATCTGCGCCCACGGCGGAGCCGGTCAAGGACCCCGAAGAGCGGTCGATCTCGGCGCGCCTGGTCGACCGGTTCGGCACCGATGTCTCGCAGCCTACCAAGGACGGCCTGACGCCGCTGCAGATCACACTGGAGGAGTTTAGCCCGCCGGAGGTCATCCACCAACTGCTCGACCTCGGCGCCGAGCCGAGCGTCCAGTCCAGAGACGGGTCGACGGCACTGCACACGTTGGTCCGGTTGAAACGGTATGACCTACTCGAGACTCTAATCGACGGCGCCTCGCTCTCTGCCTCTGACAGCAAAGGCAGAACACCGTTGCTGTTAGCGGTTGCTGTGTTCAACGTCTCAGCGGCGTCGCTTTTCATCGAGTGTGGAGCTGATCTTGCAGCCAGGGATATACACGGAAGAACTGTGCTGCACCTAGCGGCGTCTCACTCTTCAGGAGTGATTCTGTCTATGCTTCTAAGGGCGGGAGCGGACGTCTCTGCGACGGACGAGGCCGGTCGGATTCCGCTGCATTACACGACATTTGGATCTAATCTTACAATCCCTAGCGCGTTTATCGCTACACACAGAGCTACAAGAACCGACCACCTCGTCCGATCGCACACCGGCCGAACCGTCTTGGATATGGCGGCCGAGAGCGGGAATCTGGATTTGGTAAGGGAATTGATCCGGGAGGGTGCAGACGTCAACAGCCACTGGGAGGGATACTCGCCGTTGCACGCCGCCGTCGCCAACAGACACCCAGAACTTGCGGAACTGCTCCTCTCCCATGGCGCCAACCCGCTGCGTCTCGACTACTACGGGCAGACCCCTTTCGACCTTGCCGCGGGCGATCGATCAATGCTGGACGGGCTCGCACGATGGTGCGATATCCCATATACACGCACCGACAGAGACACGAGACGAGGCGTCTTGAAGGAGAGCGTCCTTCGATTCGCGTCCCGGATATCAGATGGCCAAACGGGCGACTTCTACAAACTAGCCAAGTGTCTTGTATACctcaaggatgatgaggCAGCGCTCGCCGCGTTTAGGCAGGCGGCCAGAATACGCGCGTGCGAAGACGACCTTCGGTACCCGATGTGCTGCGGCGGGTGTCGCAAACGGCTCAACGCCCCCAGATTCTCAGAGGCTGTGGTGTTAGTCTGCCGCAGATGCCACGAGCTTGATTTTAGCGACCCGTCGCCCTTCTTGGGCTTTTATTCTACCGATGCCGGGTTTGCTACGCCTTCAAATAGTGACGAGAGGGGGAATGACGAGCTCTGGAACGAACAGCTTGAGCAAATCATA CGTCCCCGATACGTCGCAAAGCCAATGTCAAAACAACGTGTTACCCGAATATTCGGCTATATTGCAATCCCCAGCATTGTAACAGGTCTTGGGATTCATTCAGGCCTGAAACACCTTGAGAATAAATATCCAGAATTACCgcccgcagcagcaggaagcaAAGCCCTCAGCACGCCAGCTCGACCAACTCAGCACTGCCCATACACCGATATCTACGCGGCAAGGATTCCGCTCCGTGCTCTGCAGGCACGAACGCGGCACCCTGAGACAAAGGACCAAACCGCGCTCGAGGAGGCTTGGGCACGCTCTTTATTATCGTGTCGGCTCCTGCGCACCGAAGCGTCGCTCATCGGGTTACTTACCAGGGGTAAATATGAGCCTGGCGACCTTGGGGACAACGGGTTTGGGCCTGGTCCCGGCTCGGAACCCCGCGTCCTGCTGAACGGGGCGTTGACGGTACAAAGACAGCCAGGCGCGGAAGGAAGCAATAGCCTTCTTGTTTCCTGGAAGATGCCCGATGGACCGCGGCTATTCTTTGAGAAAATTGCGCGCTGGGGATACCCGTGGCGACTGATGTCTGGCGGTCGACATGAGATGATTGTTTCCGAGCCGTTCAACGTCAAGGGACAGGGCGAGATGGTGGAAGTCAGGTTCTCGGCAGCGCATGATTACGAGAttgtcgaggaggaagggggCCTGCAACAGCAAAAAGTTCTGCCTGCTTGGGCGATCCGGTTGCATCGCGGGTACGCGCGGTTGATCCTTGATATGGCAGCCAGAGATGTGGAGAGGGGGACTTAA
- a CDS encoding uncharacterized protein (transcript_id=CADANIAT00009043) has translation MPSFSNGNQLQISSTSLPLQGKLVPKPISTQPFTLLTSYLPFTNEAQRQWWLDSGSLFSRFLQASQYTTGQQYKHLLFFHRYLLPFLGTYPPTWFSIVSRQGLAIEYSLNFQASGNPVIRSAFEPLSYASGKDAADPLNKRPTEDLLAGLVEQGLEGFDMTLFDHVRDTIFISDEETAALENPDAYGIKTHTALGFDMKGDNTVVKCYMHPRWKSLATGVPVAKLIRDSLERIKDQFDCEQALELVDEYMEDSGSWDLRTFIAWDCVPLAQTRLKIYGIINEVSLGKVEELWTMGGRLNDETTLEGLSLLRRLWHLLEVNKDDRLFSKGDEEKLEYGPTVDGFLPLFWNYEIWAGSNKVAPKVYIPVYGENDLKVALALSRFFRSLGPAWQEKADGLAMCSYAPKQPRSRYQSDNKTPGLDFVCVLPGEGSLRECLLPFDQFISIPRAH, from the exons atgccGTCTTTCAGCAACGGAAACCAGCTGCAGATAAGCTCAACGTCGCTACCACTTCAGGGCAAGCTAGTGCCTAAGCCTATCTCTACGCAGCCATTTACTCTTCTTACCTCCTATCTGCCCTTCACGAATGAGGCCCAGAGACAATGGTGGCTCGACTCGGGCTCCTTGTTCTCCCGGTTCCTCCAAGCCTCACAGTACACAACCGGCCAACAATACAAacacctgctcttcttccaccgctACCTCCTCCCTTTTCTCGGCACCTATCCACCAACCTGGTTCAGCATTGTCAGCCGACAGGGGCTCGCAATTGAATATAGCCTTAATTTCCAGGCGTCAGGCAATCCCGTTATTCGGAGTGCATTTGAACCGTTGAGTTACGCGTCCGGGAAGGATGCTGCGGATCCCTTGAACAAGCGACCTACAGAGGACTTGCTTGCAGGGTTGGTGGAGCAAGGGTTGGAGGGATTCGATATGACACTCTTCGATCATGTTCGGGATACAATCTTCATTTCGGACGAGGAGACGGCTGCCCTTGAAAACCCAGATGCCTATGGGATCAAGACGCATACTGCTCTAGGATTCGATATGAAGGGGGACAACACGGTGGTCAAGTGCTATATGCATCCGCGGTGGAAGAGTCTTGCAACGGGGGTTCCGGTTGCCAAGCTGATACGAGATTCGCTTGAGCGGATCAAGGACCAGTTCGATTGTGAACAGGCGCTCGAACTGGTTGATGAGTATATGGAGGATAGTGGATCGTGGGATTTAAGGACGTTCATTGCGTGGGACTGTGTGCCTTTGGCCCAGACGCGACTCAAAATTTACGGCATCATCAACGAGGTCTCGCTGGGCAAAGTTGAGGAACTGTGGACGATGGGTGGCCGGCTCAACGACGAGACGACTCTCGAGGGACTCTCGCTCCTTCGGCGCCTTTGGCACCTACTGGAGGTCAATAAGGATGACCGGCTGTTTTCGAAGGGGGACGAGGAGAAACTCGAGTATGGCCCAACAGTCGACGGCTTCCTGCCACTATTCTGGAACTATGAGATCTGGGCTGGCTCGAACAAAGTAGCGCCAAAGGTATACATCCCCGTATACGGGGAGAATGATCTCAAAGTCGCTCTGGCGCTGTCGAGATTCTTTAGGAGTCTGGGGCCAGCGTGGCAGGAGAAGGCAGATGG GTTGGCCATGTGCTCATATGCTCCAAAACAGCCCCGATCTCGATATCAGTCAGACAACAAGACTCCAGGCCTTGATTTCGTTTGCGTACTCCCAGGAGAAGGGAGTCTACGTGAGTGTCTACTACCATTCGACCAGTTCATATCCATTCCCAGGGCGCACTGA
- a CDS encoding putative MFS transporter (transcript_id=CADANIAT00009042), which yields MSAIDSGKPQELFVEDVPTEEERQLDRETLNRLDLILMPMTLILYLLAWLDRANVGNARVAGLDTDLNLSDYQYKVDRLFDWTAITVTYVPYILSELPSNLVLKKIGPRILLPTLCTSWGLVTVLQCQARNFSGFVACRFFLGLCEGGLFPVIVLYLSGFYRRHELQVRIALFFSAASLSGAFSGLLAAAIQQMDGIRGLRGWQWIFILEGLFTVCFGLFSFAMLPNTPEGVLTFTPRHKQHCLRRLQSDANLLESDKVTIKKVLSVLKDVHVLLVLVILFSSGTCLFGLAYFSPSIVQAMGYSNTKTQLMTVPPYAVAFVVTMITAYIADRYRQRGICAFATTSIALIGAALMLVGRSIALRYAALILLVTGIYAAAPCLISWVPNNTAGHVRRATAVALGFVTTSSGGVLSTWIYPKSSAPYYTLGATVNLSLIVVSLVGLVLQVGVLMWLNRRKEVKRTEILSEPGLEGLSFEEQFEILGDRHPEYRYTY from the exons ATGAGTGCAATTGATTCGGGAAAACCCCAAGAGCTGTTTGTCGAAGATGTTCCcacagaggaggagcgccAGCTCGATCGCGAGACTCTCAACCGACTCGACCTGATCCTGATGCCCATGACACTCATTCTGTATTTGCTGGCCTGGCTGGACCGCGCGAATGTCGGCAATGCCCGAGTG GCTGGCTTGGATACCGATCTCAATCTGAGCGACTACCAGTATAAAGTCG ATAGGCTGTTTGACTGGACAGCGATCACCGTTACGTATGTTCCTTATATCCTCTCGGAGCTGCCCTCCAACCTCGTCCTGAAGAAAATCGGCCCCCGCATCCTGCTCCCGACCCTGTGCACGTCCTGGGGCCTCGTCACGGTCCTGCAATGCCAGGCCCGCAATTTCAGCGGATTCGTAGCCTgccgcttcttcctcggtctCTGTGAAGGCGGCCTTTTCCCGGTAATAGTGCTCTACCTCTCTGGCTTCTACCGCCGCCATGAGCTGCAGGTGCGCATTgcactcttcttctctgccgcctcTCTTAGCGGTGCATTCTCGGGACTTCTAGCGGCCGCGATCCAGCAGATGGATGGGATCCGCGGTCTGCGCGGCTGGCAATGGATTTTCATCCTGGAGGGTTTATTCACTGTCTGTTTCGGCCTGTTCTCGTTCGCCATGCTGCCAAACACACCAGAGGGCGTGCTCACATTCACACCGCGACACAAACAACACTGCTTGCGCCGTCTCCAGTCCGACGCCAACCTCTTGGAGTCTGATAAAGTCACTATCAAAAAGGTCCTGTCAGTCCTGAAGGATGTCcacgtcctcctcgtcctagtcattctcttctccagcggGACGTGTCTTTTCGGGCTCGCGTACTTTTCTCCCTCGATCGTGCAAGCAATGGGGTACTCGAACACGAAGACCCAGTTAATGACAGTCCCGCCGTATGCTGTGGCTTTCGTAGTGACTATGATCACAGCATACATAGCGGACCGGTATCGGCAGCGCGGAATCTGCGCCTTTGCAACCACCTCCATCGCTCTCATCGGCGCAGCGCTCATGCTTGTCGGCCGCAGCATCGCACTCCGCTACGCGGCACTTATTCTGCTCGTCACAGGAATCTACGCTGCAGCGCCGTGTCTCATCTCATGGGTCCCCAACAATACAGCGGGCCATGTTAGGCGCGCCACAGCCGTTGCCCTCGGGTTCGTCACTACTAGTTCGGGCGGCGTGCTGAGTACTTGGATCTACCCGAAGAGTTCGGCGCCTTATTATACCTTAGGTGCGACAGTGAATCTCTCGCTCATCGTGGTTTCGCTTGTGGGATTGGTGCTCCAAGTCGGTGTTTTGATGTGGCTGAATCGGCGAAAGGAGGTGAAGAGAACGGAGATTCTGAGTGAGCCAGGGCTGGAAGGACTTAGCTTTGAAGAGCAGTTTGAGATTCTTGGGGATAGGCACCCAGAGTATCGGTATACATATTGA